From Zea mays cultivar B73 chromosome 3, Zm-B73-REFERENCE-NAM-5.0, whole genome shotgun sequence:
tcgtctgttctatcgatctgcTGTTGTACAAAtgcatttaattctgtatttattaatagactatatTTATAGACACTCTTTTGtataatagagtctcttagttgtctcttgtgcttggagaaccgttttggtgtctctccactgtacatgccctaaaaagatgacgcgggacgaccgttaaagctgatgctttaagtatagtagagatagATAGATTGTGTAGCCCTAGTTAGTAATATATATCAACCGGAACTAAAAGGATGATCTATGAGTTAATTCAAAAGAGTTTTTTGAACCAGTATTAAAGATCATACGGTACTATATATAcgtgtatgcatgcatataccatCACTTTACCTACAAGTTCCTTGTTACCAAGCACAAATGCCATTATATTTGAAGAAGAAAAAAGGCATTTGGTGAGGTAGGCTCGTTCATCACTAACCAACATTGTTGTATTTATGTGCGATATTTCATTTAGTATACTCCAAGTGGCTTGCAAGTAATATCATCTAGCTACTATATATATAGATAGGACAACTAAGGAGTGTTTTTATATGGTTTAATTTTCCCATGTCGATCTATGATAGCATGTCCGGCTCTTGGAATGTATGATGTCCTATGTATATGTCAAGGAAGAAAAAGACACCATGTCCAAACAAAAGGAGGTGTAGTATGAATACAACTAGGCATATCAGGTCTTTCTTGTCTTGCAAAACAAGATGCAAGTGGAATTAATCACTCCACACACAACGTCACTTTAACCTATGAATTCATGCACATGGGGTGTTGTTTGGTTTTTAGATTGGTAAAGCTAGCATACATACATAAAGGGCACTACTAGTATATACAGTAGCTTTTTGCAGCGGGTGTTTGGAGTGTCTGACTAAGTCATGCGTTAACCAAGTTTTCTAAAGTCCGATGTCTTCCGTTAATACCATTTGAGGAGATTGGCATTTTAAGATGTCCGGCTTTGTTAATGGTCTCAAGAAACCCAAACatttagggtctgtttggaaGCACCCAATTTTTAAGAAACTGGTTTATAGAAAGTGAGGATTCTAAAAtatttagggtctgtttggaaGCACCCAATTTCCGTTAATACACATATTACCTCTCTACCACAACCATAGACTCATTTTCCGTTAACATTTGGAGTCATCTAgaaattcaaattttataaatttataacatatatttgagactctaagcgactttaaattaaaaaaaaactttCAGCTATAAAGCTGTAGACTCTATGATAATACAACTTTGGTATAGACCATATCAATATCTAAGATTAATTTATCTTCTAAAATTTTAAATTTCAACATTTTTGAGCTTACAACAATATTTGAGGATTCTAAAATATTTTAATTTTTTAAAAATAACAAATACTGAGTTGTAAATCATGTTAAGAGATACACCtttcgttcttttttatttgtcatagtttaatttaaaaataaactagaggacgacaaatattcgagaacgaagGTAATATAATTTGAATATAAAGTCTATATGATCAAATAGAGGACCGGATATATCTGTCTCTCGGATTGGATGTGTGCATGCATATTACTACACCAAAAATATAAACTTTCTATGGttttttttaacttcctacatcTTTTATATAAACTGTAGAAATATACGTTTACATGGGTGATTTTGTGTGCGATTATGTGTGTGTTTATATGATATCGATGTTATCGTTGTCAAGAGTGATTTCCATAAACTTTTACTGTATTTTTATTTCACAGTAAATGACCATGAGCAAAATCTTTCTATTATTCTGATTTCGAAACGTGCCTTCCAACCATTCGGCCCAGTCCTACTAAACTTGCTAAAAGCTTAGGTAGGCCTAATGGGATAGGCCGTGGGCTATATGTCAGTaaggaaagaaaagagaaagtatccagccagccagccagccagcgaGCAACTGACCAGTGGGCCCGATGGACGACTTCGATCCAGTCCCCTCCGACTGCGACGACGGCGATGGCGGCgtcgccgccgcctcctcctcctctcccggCCGTTCCATCTGCCACGCCGGCTGTGGCCGCCCGTCCCGCGTCTGCCTGTGCCCGTACCTCCCTGCCTCCCCTCTCCAGACCTCCACGACCATCGTCATCCTCCACCACCCGCACGCCCTCCGGCGGAACCCGCTCTCAACGCTGCCCCTCCTCGCGCGCTGCCTCTCCAACCTCCGCCTCGTCCCGggccgccgcctcctcccctCCTCCACCGCTCCCGCCCCGGGCCCCGTCCTCCTGCTCTACCCGTCGCCCGCCGCCTCCGACCTCGTCTCCTGGTGCCGGTCCACGCCGCGGCCCGCGCGCGCCGCCCCCACCCTCCTCCTCCTCGACGGCACCTGGAGGCAGGCCAGGGAGATGCACGCGGCCAGCCTGGCCGTGCTCGCGTCGCTGGGCGCGGTCCCCGTCGCCCTCCCCGTCGACAGCCGCGCCGACGGGGACAGCATGTTCGAGTCCGACCTCGTGGTGAGGAAGGAGCCGCGCAAGGGGTGCGTCAGCACCATGGAGGCCGTGGCGAGGGCGCTGCGGCTGCTGGAGCCGGAGCGGGAGGGCGCCGTGGTCGAGGAAACCATGCTCGGTGTGCTCCGCGCCATGGTCGCCTTCCAGACCGAGCATCTGCTGCACCGGACGGTGAAGCCTAGAGCGAAGATGAGGAAGAAGAAGGAACTCAGGAGGGAGCAGGAGATGCAGAGGGATGCTGTGGACTGATGCGGCTTGCTCGTGGTGCTGTGTGGAATTTCTTGCCTTGGAATCTATCACAAAATCCACCAGACTCCAGCAGTGAAGGTCTGATTTTACCCAGGCATATCGATGGTCTCTTCACTTAGGATGCATTGTTGCTTAGCATAACCGGATCATGTTGGTTCTAGCTCAAAATGCCTATGTCTTTCCGATGTTGTAAGCTGGGTTCATGTTGATTCTAGCTCAAAAGGATTCTGTGACGCAATTATTCTCCTTTAATCATATGTTCAACTAATTCGCAATTTTTTTTCAGATCAGTACATAGCAGAGGTTCACAGCTTCTTATAATCTTCATCAAGCTGGATCCGTAGCTAAATTCTTCATCAGTAGAAGAAAAAAAAACTAACAAATGAGAAACCTGAACCAACATATGAGTTGTCTGAAGGGGATTGGATGGTGCGTTTGTGATGCGCGCATGGATCTAGTGGTGGTACCCCGCGAACTTGGAAGGGGGCAGGGACGGACGGCAGAAGAAGATACCATTCAATTTCAATGGGTTTATCATGCTGGCATGAAAAGACCACAACATATTAACATGCATTGCATTGTTACTATGCCCTACAAAAATGCAATAACATGCTACCGAAACATATAAAATATCTACCTTCCTCTATTTTGGAGAAAACATCATATACGTTTTGGAATGTGAAGAGTACAAAGTGTGGATTAGATGAGATTTGGCGAGTTTAAATCTATAGCAAGTTAAAATCTCCACTAACTTTTTCTAATCTTATCTAAACCATGTGGCGTAGGAATAATGGAACAAGGCATTAAATGATTTACCATAGATTTTGGACAAGCTGGTGATGAAGAGTTTTGGGGCAAATCCACTCCATAGTGGAGAAAAGGTATTCTTGCGGTGGTCAGGAGAGAGAAGTGTGTTTTTCAGATCCTTTGGTGTTTCTTTCGTTAATAGAGAGGGAAATGAGTTAGCTCACCTTTGTGCAAGTAAGGCTGTAGAGTTGGCTCCTGTTTTATTTTGGctagattgcttctctaattgtcTTTTGTAAGTAGCTAGCGGGAATTGTAATTTCACTTTGAACCAGTAATAAAGAACTTGTGTTCTacctcaaaaaaaaaaaaaaggagTGAGTGTCCACGGTTGTCCTTTTAACTGTACTACTAGTTGGTTACATAAAATTGTTGCATGTAACCGTTATCTAAAATTTACGCACCTGAAACATAGCAACCTAAAAGCATACAAAACCTTGGTTTAGAAAACAAAAAAGATTCTCACTCCCAAGTCGGGTTTTTAACTCCAAAACAAAGATTACGTTCTTATACTTTGCATGGCTTTACGAACCATCTGTCAGTGTGGAGAAAGACATTACCTCAGATGCTGTTAAAAAAATTCCAAAAACTACATTAATAAGAGATATATACATATGAACTCGGCTTGATGCTATCCCTTGGGCCCTGGGTTTTGGGGGCCAACTCCCGTGTTGGCCGGGCCCCTGGTGCCATAAGATGAGGGCTTTATATACATGAGTATCTTGGCTCTTCTAAGGCTATTTTCAGCGGTTTCCTCTACATTTGGCTCACTATATCCTATTTTTGCATCACGCTGTTAAGATTTCAACACGAGATGAGAtcaaggaaaggggaacacgACACAGCCAGAGGGAGAGAGAACATACCAGCCgaacagggggggggggggcttttAGGTGCCGCCGCTATAGGTAGGGAAGGAGGTCTCCTAGTAGCAACCGTTGAAGTTAGCCTAAGACACCCTGAGGCATGATGGTCTTGTATAGGGTGTAAACTGTACGAATATTAAGCATCCAACCATTCGAAAGAGGACAAACCATGGATATATACCTAGTTAGGTTATTAATAAAATAGTATAGATTAGAATGAGGGGTGTTTAAACTCACTAGAGCAAAtaattagttggctaaaaaattaCTGGTGAAATTAATTAGTTAACTATTAGCTAGTTTTACTAAAAAATAATTAATAGTTAAACTATTAGTTAAGTTGTTCGGATGTCTTCAGTTAATTTTGGCAACTAACTAACATGACCACAAATATTTACAAGAGGTTTATAATGAGCCAAGTAATGGACCAACTACGACTTGCTAACCATACCTCTCGCTCTCGAATAGACATTAGTTGTTAGCTGCTCTAATTCAATCAATAATTTATTAGTTGATTAATATTTAGTTCTAGAGGTTTATCGATCATCATGGTATGTGTCTATCACTTGTTGGCTGGTTGTCTCGTGGGAAGAAATTGAGTGAACGAGCGGTCCTATCCGTAGTTTAAAATTGTAATTGTTCCTAAAATTTCTGTCattggtgtcggcgtttcgacccggggggtctctggaccgacgagtaaattgtcgctgcgtgtcccagcccagatgggtcgacgcgagatggaacacaagggggaaaagagaaccgcggctcgtgttatcctgcgcccagggcggatgcgattgcagtaggaggttacaagcgttcgtgagggagagagcctgttcgtcagcccgtcctcccgcgcggccacctttttcgtacgagagccctggaccttccttttatagatgtaaggagagggtccagatgtacaatggagggtgtagcaatatgctaacatgtccggcagagaggagccagagccctatgtacatgccaacgtggctgtcggagaggtgctagagccctgtgcatgcgatgtcgtggccgtcggaggagcgcttgagccctgtagaagcacagctgtcggggctgtcgggaccttgctgacgtctccttgcttccgtaaggggctgagagccgtcgtcgtcatgggcgcatgcggggagccatcattacttgtcaacGAGGCGagcctagatgggacgccggccttgttcccccgtagcctgagctagctaggggtaggtcaatgatgtaccccctgcggcgtggtcggtccgagcccaaggtcgggcgaggcggagactcctcctgaggccgaggccggggttgggcaaggacgcgattccgcccgaggtcgaggttgagcccgagccctggggtcgggcgaggcggagatcgccttccgaggtcgaggttgaggtcgagccctggggtcgggcgaggcggagaccaccttccgaggccgaggcgggggccgagccctagggtcgggcgaggcggagcttcctgtggcgcctgaggctggactcggctgctgtcagcctcactctggcgggtggcacaatagtcggagcagggcaggcggcgctgttttcctgtcaggtcagtcagtggaggggcgaagtgactgcggtcacttcggccctgccgactgaggaacgtgcgtcaggataaggtgtcaggcgatccttgcattgaatgctcctgcgatacggtcggttggcgaggcgatctggccaaggttgcttcactgcgaagcctgcccgtgctgggcctcgggcgagtcgagggtgcgcccgttgcttgaggagggcctcgggcgaggcgtgaatccgcctgggtctactgttcctgcccgaggctgggctcgagtgaggcgagatcgcgtcccttgagtggacggagccttgacctgaattgtacccatcaggctctgcagcttgtgctgatagtgattaccagccgagtttaagagtgttgggggtacccctaattatggtcccagacagtagcccccgagcctcaaagggagtgttggtactcgcttggaggctttgtcgcacttttttgcaaggggaccggcctttctcggttacattttgttccggtgggtgcgcgcgagcgcacccgccgggtgtagcccccgaggcctcggaggagttgtTTGACTCCTCtgcggtcttaatgcctttcgtgatgcctcagccggtctggttgttccctcatgcgatctgatcgtagcccgggtgcatggtcaggttccgagttctcgggctggtttgttgacgctgtcaacggtttggctggagccgggtttgcgagagcagcccccgagcctctacacagagcgagaggacgatcaaggactgactcggcttttatcatacgccccttcgtcgcctttccgcaaggagggggggaagcgccatgttgccctcggagggcgctgaacatggtgtctccagtgagttgctaacgggtgatccgagtggacgctcgtgccccgttcgataagggtcggctagtggcccagaggcgcgctccaaaagtacctgcaggtgatttgccggacccggtcccgttcgatagggtccaagggcttgatgcctccctccgatgggattccgttacagaatcgctcctgctggtctcggaaatgtcctagggtacctcgggagcgtagcccgagcctcggccatgtatcggacgtacccagagtcatccctcgctctacgtgttctggggcggctgtcgaacccttcggggggccagccttcgaacccctgatcagtagtgggcgcggagcccgagtggtctgaggcggctgtcgaaccc
This genomic window contains:
- the LOC100280375 gene encoding uncharacterized protein LOC100280375, whose product is MDDFDPVPSDCDDGDGGVAAASSSSPGRSICHAGCGRPSRVCLCPYLPASPLQTSTTIVILHHPHALRRNPLSTLPLLARCLSNLRLVPGRRLLPSSTAPAPGPVLLLYPSPAASDLVSWCRSTPRPARAAPTLLLLDGTWRQAREMHAASLAVLASLGAVPVALPVDSRADGDSMFESDLVVRKEPRKGCVSTMEAVARALRLLEPEREGAVVEETMLGVLRAMVAFQTEHLLHRTVKPRAKMRKKKELRREQEMQRDAVD